The DNA window TAATAGAAAGACGTGAGCCAAATGATACCTCCTTTATTTCGTAGTTATTGAACAGAAATCGTTTTATTGGTAGCTTGGCAAAGACTTGCCGATAAAGACATGCCTTGTGCAAGACTAACGAGTAGAACGGCATGATTCAAGTAATGTCAATGCGTGAACGCTTGCCTTCCAATTGGGTAATTGGTCATTTACTATGGACACTTTTGCTTAGTCGATACATGGATTCGTCAACGTGTTGGCTCTAACCAACACCGAGGGATATGACTTGTTTTATAATGATGCCTCAGGCGACGCATAAATAACGAACTTATAACCAGGATATTCTGCAACCTTTTACCATAATTACCATTTCTTATCTTACATTTCACAACAATCTTTAACAAAGATTCCTCGACTTGACAAGATGACTTCACGCGGGCCGAAACCACCTATACTTCTACCTCCACCTGACCCAACTCTTGAAACCCGTCCAGTGCCGCGGGAACGGCATTTCTCTGTGCGAGCTTTTGGGCCAGGAAGTCTGCCTGAAGCTCAACAGAAATTTCCGTCCATCGAAACATTGAAGAAACAGTCAAAAGATGCAAGCGCTATTGAAAATGAATGGGGAAATGACACTGAGGGCCTCTACAAGCTGCTTATGCAAGAAAGCGACATGGATTGGCGTGAAGATGGTCTCGTTACTGGTGAGACGACTTGGGGCCCTGTCATAGTCGTTACTGCGTACTCCGAGAAAGCTAGCAAGAATCTCGATCGAGCTGTCATCAACCTGGTCGAGACTATCCGCCGTTATTTCCTCCGATGTTCTGGTACCGGAACATTCGCCCATGAGGTATTCAAACGTTTTGAGCTCAAGGTTCTTGAAGACAGAGACTTGTTGGAACATGCGTCCGACGATCGAGTTAGAGAAGAATTCAATGCCTATGTCCGTGCTTTGCGGCTCTTTCCTGCTGATTCGCActgggaagaagaagatcgcaaATGGTACAAAGATAATCTCAACAGACCCCCCGGTCCCCTACGCTACGGCTTCTGCATTGTGCTAGATGAGGAAACGATCGAAAACCTTGCAACAATTACTTTCCCCAATGATCTGGACAATGACAAGGAACACTTCAAGGGCAATTCTATTAAACTGGTAGAACGTTGTTGGAGATATCCGAAGGAAGCACACAACAAGTATGGGCAAGATCCGGCAGTAGCAGAAGTCTACGGAGGGACAGACATATGTCCTCTTCTTGACTTGCCGTTGGTTTACGCAGATTTTCACTATTATCAAGATTTTGATGATATGTTTCCCCTGCGCAAGTATAGCGATACGCATTATTAGCATAGGAAGTTTATTCAATTGATAGCATGGTGGTTCTCTTATATTCTGCGTTAAATGTTGTCTCCAACGCGCTCTCAATGTTTGTGGAATTGATTTCACTCCATATATCGTTGTAGTCTTGAGGATATGCCTTGACTGAATCTTGAATATCATTGTCTTGGATGATGCTTGAATGCCCGAATCCAGAGACGTCCTGAGCGGGTTAATTTATGCCAAGTCTGATCCAGAAGTGGTACCGATGCTTCGTTAGTTGCTGATGTTGAAATCCACATAGACTACAGAACATATTTTCAGCTCATACAATAGCGAAAATCTCTCTTCAATTACGATATAATCCCCTATGCCCACCCTCGCAAAATCATCTACAGAATTCtgccaacaccagcaccaagCTTGACTACGGCAGGCACAAGTGGGAGGGGTGTCAACTTGAACTTGTAGTCGGCCTTGTAGAAGTTGCCCTTCTGTGTGATATTGACTCCAGCATTGCCCCAGTCGTTCTCTGTTTCGTCGTTAGTGTCCATATTTGATCAAGAGTTTGTGTAGATACATACTGGCTCCAAGGTTGGCATAGCCATCGAGCTCTTCATCACCGCAGACACAGGTGTTGGGAGAGTCCATAGGAATGACAAGACCGTAAGTGCTGAGAGCCTCGCTGGTGTTACCGCGGAAAACGTTGCCCTCGACAAGGACCTACTCATGTTAGCTCATCGATGCAACTTTCTGGGTAATTGAGACATCCTACCTGGTTGTCGGATCGGCTGTGGATGGCTTGGTACAGGAAGTCCTCGTAAAGGTTGTTGTACACGTGCTGGTGACCGAATCGCCCGGCAGGTCCACGAGTGCCCATATTTCGCCAGTAGTTGTGGTGGTATGTGACGTGGAGGTGGCCGAAGTCGAGGTCGCGGAATGTAGCATCGTTGCCTACCAAAGAGGACTTCCAGTGGTCGTGGAAGTAGTTCCATGAGACGGTGACGAAGTCTGAGGCTCGGATGATATCGATTTGCCCGTCCTGCACACACAATTAGCTATTTTCCACTACCTCATGATTAACAGCCTTGGACTTACATATTTGTCTGGTCCGCCATCGATATCGGAAGAGAACTCGTTGTGATCAATCCAGACACGGGTGCTGTTTCGGATGGTGATGCAATCGTTGTCAAGAATCTCGGTGATCTTGAGGTTCTGGACGATAACATTGTCACCGTTGTAGATGTTCACTCCCTTGCCGGTGATATGAGCAGAGAGACCAACACCAACGAGCGAGGTGTTGGATCCAACGGCGAGACGAGCGGGTAGCTCAACCTTGCCCTTAAGCCTGACGATCTTGGGCGCATTGCCCTTGACGGCCTCGACAAGCTGCTCAGCAGTCGTGACAGTGACAGTCTTGCCGCCCTTTCCACCGGTGGTGACTCCAATGGGGTTATCCTTTGCGTAACCCTCGACACCCCAGGTAGCAATCTTGAGGTAGTCAGAAGGAAAAGCAACAGTGAAGGTCGCAAAAACGCAGCCAATGGCCGACGACAGCTTCATCTTGGCGGTCGACAGAAGGGTGAGggagaggatgaggat is part of the Fusarium poae strain DAOMC 252244 chromosome 4, whole genome shotgun sequence genome and encodes:
- a CDS encoding hypothetical protein (SECRETED:SignalP(1-17)~CAZy:PL1_10~CAZy:PL1~CAZy:PL1_9~CAZy:PL1_7~CAZy:PL1_6~CAZy:PL1_3~CAZy:PL1_12), whose translation is MKLSSAIGCVFATFTVAFPSDYLKIATWGVEGYAKDNPIGVTTGGKGGKTVTVTTAEQLVEAVKGNAPKIVRLKGKVELPARLAVGSNTSLVGVGLSAHITGKGVNIYNGDNVIVQNLKITEILDNDCITIRNSTRVWIDHNEFSSDIDGGPDKYDGQIDIIRASDFVTVSWNYFHDHWKSSLVGNDATFRDLDFGHLHVTYHHNYWRNMGTRGPAGRFGHQHVYNNLYEDFLYQAIHSRSDNQVLVEGNVFRGNTSEALSTYGLVIPMDSPNTCVCGDEELDGYANLGAKNDWGNAGVNITQKGNFYKADYKFKLTPLPLVPAVVKLGAGVGRIL